The DNA sequence ATCCCCAGAGGATGAGCACGGCATCCGATGTCGCGATGGCGGCGCGATCGGCCTCGCGGATGGTGTTTTCCTCCCCTTCAAAGGGGGATTTCCCGACGGTAAACCCCTGGGCGCGCAGGTATTTGAAGACCGGCATCAGGAATTCCTTGTCCGCCGACCGGCAGAGGATGTAGACGGAGGCCCCGGCAGCGGCTGAGGCCGGCTCGGGCTCGGGCGCCGGCGCGGCGGTCTTGGGCGTAAAAAGCACCCCGTCTTCGGCCTGCATGAACAGCACCGGCGTCGCCCATTCGAACGTCCCCGGCTCCTTGTTGAACATCTGCAGCCGCCCTTCATTGACGGCAAAATCGACCGGCGCGCCCTCGGCGATGCGCTTGTAGAACGTTTCGGCGAAAGCGATCGCGCCGGGGTCCGAGATCGGCTTCTGCATCGCGATGACGGCGGGGGTGCCGGTGCTGACGATGGCCGGGGCCACGCCGGCGAAGGGGTGCCGTTCGTTCGCAACCCGGTTCTTGGCGGTGTCGCACGCATTCAGAAAGACGAGCCGGATCGACTGCGCCTTCGACAGAATGAAATAATACAGATTGTTCGCGCTGAGGTCGTCGCGCTGGCCCTCATCGTCCTCCATCACGAGGACGCCCTCGCCATCGTCCTTGAACAGGCCATGCCCCATGAAGTGGAGGACGTGGTACTCGGGGCCCTCCTCCAGCTTCGCCATCAGCTTCTCGGTGGTGGCATGTTCCACGACCTCGACCTGGATGGGCGAATCCTTCCCGCCGAAGCGTTCCAGGATCTTCTTCTGCTCCGCCTCCAGATTCAGCTTCGGCAGGTGGGGGTCGTCCGGGTTGGCCATCACGAGCAGCATCCGCAGCGGCCCTTCGTATCCGAGCGGCTCGATGGCTTTCGTCACATTCGCCGTACGGGCGATGTTCAGATAACGCACGACGGAGCAGTCGCGAGGCAACAGATTCAGAAAACTGTTTTGCGAATCGTCGAAGAGTAACTCCCACGGCAAACCGACGATCCGGTCCATGCCGTTCATCTTGAGGTCGAGCACCAGCTTGACGCGCAGGGCGCGGTCCGGCAGCGACTGCGTGGCCCCAAGGCTTTTCATGTAGGCGTCCCGGGCGCCTTCCTTGATGAGTTCCTTGAAGAGCAGGAGTCCCAGCTCATCGCCCTTCATCGCCCCGGCCCGCGGGGTTTTCTCCCGTTCGCCGCGTGTGGGGGCCGTGCCGCCGGCGCCGGCGCTCCCGGGCGCCGCAATCGACGCGATGTTGAACCACAGATCGCCCACCGACGTGCCGGATGCCGCATCCTGGAGGGTTACCGCATACTCCTCCCCCTTCATCGGCCCTATCTTCAGGGTAAAATCCTGATATGTGATCGATCCCTTGTTCATTCCGTTGATTCCACGGCGGCAGTGTATCCTTCACCGTCGTACACAGCAACACGGAGGGAATTGGCTCAGCATTCGCTTAAACCAGGCCATAGAGGGCTCCCGCTCCCGGCGCGGACTCTATGGTACGACCGACCGGGCCATCGCGCCCGGACGCCGGTCGATATAAAACGGCCCTACGGATACATGCCGTTGGGTAGCAACGGGCCGACCAGCTTGATCGGGGGGGACGACCGCATTGGGGACAGGACGGACGCGACGTCGCGAGCGAACGCGGACGCTTATTATACCGTATGAAACCCTAATAAAACAATTTTTTACGCAGTTCCGAACGGAGCCCCGACACCGGGAGCGGGTTTTTGTCGGGATGGTCGGACCGAAAGCCCTTTAACCACGCGGTCTCGTCGCGTCGCGGGCCCGGAAAATCATGCATCGACCCTCCTTACGCATCCCGGCCGTTTCCCGTGTAGCATACCCATAGAACGCCTATGGATACACCGACTCGCCCAGGGCACAACGCCCTCAGACCCGCGGAAGACCAGCGCCGCGACCAGTTTCGGGAATGGGCCCGAAGGCTCCGCGATTCGGATCGTGCGGCGTATGCAGCCCTGTTTCAGGCGATGAGCGAGAAACTCGTGCGATACGCCCAGACCATCCTGCACGACGAAGCTGGCGCGTACGATGTCCTCCAGGATGTTTTTCTCAAGATCTGGGAACGCCGCGCCGCGCTCGACCCGGCCTCGTCGCTGCAGGCGCTGCTCTACACGATGACGCGCAACGCCTGTCTGAACGTTCGACGCAAAAACGGTTATATCGTGCACGATTCAGAAGACGACCTGGGACCGATCGCCCTCGCGCAAAGCGATGAAGTCGCCGCGGACCAGCGGTTCGACGCCGAGGCGCTCCAGCGCCAGATCGACACCTGGATCCAGGAACTGCCCGAACGCCGGCGGGAGGCCTTTCTCCTGAGCCGGCAACACGACCTGACGCACAAAGAAATAAGCGAACTGATGGGGCTCAGCGAACGCACCGTCAACACGCATATTTTCCTCGCGCTGAAGGATCTCCGGATCCGCCTCAACGCGCTACAACAGCAGAAGCATGCACCGTGAACGCACCTGATCGACATACTCCCATCCCCAATGGCCTCGGCGAACACATGCGGGAGCTGGCGGCGGACGAAGCCGCCGGCCTGGCCGAGGTATGGCGCCTGTCGGGCAAGCCGGCGGAAGGTTTCCCGGATCCGGCCCGTCTCGATGCCATCTGGCGACACCTGGAAACCGTGACCGGCGCCCCCGCGCCGGCGGCACCCGGCCGCAGGGATCGCCGGCCTGCGGCGCGCCGCGCCACCTCGCGGTGGTTCGCCGGTGTCACCGCCGTCGCGGCGCTGTGCGCCATCGGCCTCTTTATCTGGTCGCGCCCCCTCTCCGTCACCGCCCCGCTGGGCGATCGCCTCGCCGTCACGCTCGCCGACGGATCCACCGTGGAGCTGAACAGCGGCGCCACGCTGCGGTATCCCCGGCGCTTCGGATCGACCCGCACCATCGCGCTCGAAGGCGAGGCCTTCTTCGACGTCGCCCACGACGGC is a window from the Rhodothermales bacterium genome containing:
- a CDS encoding RNA polymerase sigma-70 factor translates to MDTPTRPGHNALRPAEDQRRDQFREWARRLRDSDRAAYAALFQAMSEKLVRYAQTILHDEAGAYDVLQDVFLKIWERRAALDPASSLQALLYTMTRNACLNVRRKNGYIVHDSEDDLGPIALAQSDEVAADQRFDAEALQRQIDTWIQELPERRREAFLLSRQHDLTHKEISELMGLSERTVNTHIFLALKDLRIRLNALQQQKHAP
- a CDS encoding CHAT domain-containing protein; translated protein: MNKGSITYQDFTLKIGPMKGEEYAVTLQDAASGTSVGDLWFNIASIAAPGSAGAGGTAPTRGEREKTPRAGAMKGDELGLLLFKELIKEGARDAYMKSLGATQSLPDRALRVKLVLDLKMNGMDRIVGLPWELLFDDSQNSFLNLLPRDCSVVRYLNIARTANVTKAIEPLGYEGPLRMLLVMANPDDPHLPKLNLEAEQKKILERFGGKDSPIQVEVVEHATTEKLMAKLEEGPEYHVLHFMGHGLFKDDGEGVLVMEDDEGQRDDLSANNLYYFILSKAQSIRLVFLNACDTAKNRVANERHPFAGVAPAIVSTGTPAVIAMQKPISDPGAIAFAETFYKRIAEGAPVDFAVNEGRLQMFNKEPGTFEWATPVLFMQAEDGVLFTPKTAAPAPEPEPASAAAGASVYILCRSADKEFLMPVFKYLRAQGFTVGKSPFEGEENTIREADRAAIATSDAVLILWGSGGDAWRRERNADIKEALKTRSPLRATHLYICGTPDDDKEFLIDVEEQEFINALQGFDEALLTDFIARLNA